Proteins encoded in a region of the Campylobacter geochelonis genome:
- a CDS encoding GntP family permease gives MSGIFLLIALVVAIALVIFMISKLNIHAFLSLMAVSLLLAIVVGLPLGKIPGIIGSGFSGIFSSIGIVIIFGALIGTILERTGAALKLADMVVGFVGEKRPNLAMLIMGWVVGIPVFCDSGFVVLNPIRKALAQKITQANPIGMAVALSGGLYVSHVLIPPTPGPIAAAGSLGMGEQLLMVILVGVLISIPVMIAVYIFSKFVDKKEVLDSDRVEISKTYEELKAGFGTLPSGTNALMPILAPIVLMALGSIAAILKVDGMVGDIFKFLGAPIIALGVGVICGVYQLYSTKKLSEFNELTNESLKVVGPIIFITAAGGVLGKVITEAGFVSFIKDNAAYISTMGIFFPFIIAAVLKTAQGSSTVAIVTTAAILGSYADPSSMMSALGLTSSFAAALTVMAIGCGAMTVSHANDSYFWVVSNFSHMSAQQGYRTQSLLTLIMGVVGAISVYVVWLVVC, from the coding sequence ATGAGCGGTATATTTTTACTCATAGCGTTGGTTGTGGCTATCGCGCTTGTGATATTTATGATTTCTAAGTTAAACATCCACGCATTTTTATCGCTAATGGCAGTTTCGTTGCTACTTGCGATTGTGGTTGGACTTCCACTTGGTAAAATTCCAGGCATTATAGGCTCTGGATTTAGCGGAATTTTTTCAAGCATAGGTATCGTTATTATCTTTGGAGCGCTTATTGGCACGATTTTAGAGCGAACCGGAGCGGCGTTAAAACTTGCTGATATGGTTGTTGGATTTGTCGGTGAAAAACGTCCAAATTTAGCCATGCTTATCATGGGTTGGGTCGTTGGAATTCCTGTTTTTTGCGATAGTGGTTTTGTCGTTTTAAATCCCATAAGAAAAGCTCTAGCGCAAAAAATCACTCAAGCAAATCCTATCGGTATGGCAGTTGCTTTAAGTGGTGGACTTTATGTTTCGCACGTACTTATCCCGCCAACTCCAGGTCCGATTGCTGCTGCAGGCTCTCTTGGTATGGGCGAGCAACTTTTGATGGTGATTTTAGTTGGTGTGCTTATTAGCATTCCTGTTATGATAGCTGTTTATATCTTTTCTAAATTTGTTGATAAAAAAGAGGTTTTAGATAGCGATAGAGTTGAGATCTCAAAAACATATGAAGAGCTAAAAGCTGGTTTTGGCACGCTTCCTAGTGGCACAAACGCACTTATGCCTATCCTTGCTCCTATCGTTTTAATGGCACTTGGCTCAATCGCTGCTATTTTAAAAGTAGATGGCATGGTTGGAGATATATTTAAATTTTTAGGCGCTCCTATCATCGCACTTGGAGTTGGTGTTATATGTGGCGTTTATCAGCTTTATAGCACCAAAAAACTAAGCGAATTTAACGAACTAACTAATGAAAGCCTAAAAGTCGTTGGACCTATCATCTTCATAACCGCAGCCGGTGGCGTTCTTGGTAAGGTTATAACAGAAGCTGGATTTGTTAGTTTTATCAAAGATAATGCCGCTTATATAAGCACTATGGGGATTTTCTTTCCATTTATCATAGCAGCTGTTTTAAAAACCGCTCAAGGCTCATCAACTGTGGCTATCGTTACGACTGCTGCGATTTTAGGCTCATATGCTGATCCTAGCTCGATGATGAGCGCGCTTGGACTTACTTCAAGCTTCGCAGCAGCGCTAACTGTTATGGCGATAGGTTGTGGAGCTATGACTGTATCTCACGCAAACGATAGCTACTTTTGGGTAGTTAGCAACTTCTCTCATATGAGCGCGCAACAAGGTTACCGAACGCAATCGCTTCTAACGCTTATCATGGGTGTGGTTGGCGCGATTAGCGTTTATGTCGTATGGCTGGTAGTTTGCTAG
- a CDS encoding glycerate kinase family protein yields the protein MKVVIAIDSFKGCLSSLEAGNAIKNAIASLVDEVIVVPIADGGEGSVEAMISAIKAKKREVLSLDPLGRELKTNYAYVDNQAIMEMASSCGLTLLDENERNPEQTSTYGLGLMIKDALKLGVRKFIIGIGGSATNDAGMGMLKALGFEFYDEFKNPLAPKGKNLAKIASISDLNALKELKECEFLVACDVNNPLFGKSGAAHIYGVQKGADSAMIERLDMGLRNFSKITSEFFGVDNSNLAGSGAAGGLGFGLVSFLGAKLQPGFEIISNVVGLKDKLVGADLVITGEGRLDYQSIMGKTPSAVAKLAKTNANVTVIALAGAISDGAKSCNECIDAYFCIQQGAISLAKALKPEVAKANLSAVSLQALRLFLASKSAKDSHH from the coding sequence ATGAAAGTTGTTATCGCAATCGACTCATTTAAAGGCTGTTTAAGCTCGCTCGAAGCAGGAAATGCTATAAAAAATGCCATCGCTTCACTTGTAGATGAGGTTATAGTTGTGCCTATCGCCGATGGTGGAGAGGGAAGCGTTGAAGCTATGATAAGTGCGATTAAAGCTAAAAAACGTGAAGTTTTGAGCCTTGACCCACTTGGGCGCGAGCTAAAAACAAACTATGCTTACGTAGACAATCAAGCCATAATGGAAATGGCAAGTTCATGTGGGCTAACCTTGCTTGATGAAAATGAGCGAAACCCGGAGCAAACTTCCACTTATGGGCTTGGTTTGATGATAAAAGATGCTCTAAAATTAGGTGTGCGTAAATTTATAATAGGAATTGGCGGAAGTGCTACAAATGACGCTGGAATGGGAATGCTTAAAGCGCTTGGCTTTGAGTTTTATGATGAGTTTAAAAACCCTCTTGCGCCAAAAGGTAAAAATTTAGCCAAAATCGCTTCCATAAGCGATTTAAACGCTTTAAAAGAGCTAAAAGAGTGCGAGTTTTTAGTCGCTTGCGATGTAAACAACCCGCTTTTTGGAAAAAGCGGTGCCGCGCACATTTACGGCGTTCAAAAAGGCGCAGATAGCGCGATGATAGAACGCCTTGATATGGGGCTAAGAAACTTTAGCAAGATCACAAGTGAGTTTTTTGGAGTTGATAACTCAAATTTAGCTGGAAGTGGCGCAGCTGGTGGTCTTGGGTTTGGACTAGTTAGCTTTTTAGGAGCAAAACTTCAGCCTGGATTTGAGATAATTTCAAATGTTGTAGGGCTTAAAGACAAGCTTGTTGGCGCAGATTTAGTTATAACTGGCGAGGGGCGATTAGATTATCAAAGCATAATGGGCAAAACTCCAAGCGCGGTAGCAAAACTCGCCAAAACAAACGCTAATGTCACAGTTATCGCTCTTGCTGGAGCTATTAGCGATGGAGCAAAAAGCTGTAATGAGTGCATAGATGCTTATTTTTGCATACAACAAGGCGCGATTAGCCTTGCGAAGGCTCTAAAACCAGAAGTTGCAAAGGCAAATTTAAGCGCTGTAAGTTTACAGGCTTTAAGGCTTTTTTTAGCTAGTAAAAGCGCAAAAGATAGTCACCACTAG